A genomic region of Mycobacterium senriense contains the following coding sequences:
- a CDS encoding ATP-binding protein yields the protein MRPGARFCHACGAPGPQAGEQPEFKQVTVLFADVVNSLAIATRLGAERLREIMADVFGCAATITRRYGGTVDKFTGDGIMALFGAPIALEDHAFRACLAALDIQEQIAKLADEVERRDGVVLRLRAGLNSGQVIAGEIGSDARAYTAIGEQVGLAQRMESVAPPGGVMLSESTARLVEHATVLGAPEWVDVKGAEKPLPARRLLAAAVERVGVGRREPTLVGRTWEMNSVSGILDQAINGAGCVVGVVGPPGIGKSRITRESVTLAAGRGVEVFTVGCESHARAVPFHLIARLLRTVFGVSDLDEQAGRTQIRARIPDANPEDLLLLDDLLGIGDPDAVPPAITADARRRRLAALLNAVALNRTAPAQYVIEDAHWIDEVSEAMLAEFVTVVPQSHSLVLITYRPEYRGALSRTPGAQTISLAPLNSAQTEALTTELLGTDPSVRALAARIAERAAGNPFFAEEMVRDLAQRGVLDGDPGAYLCRDDAADISVPGTVQATIAARVDRLGRPAKHFLYAAAVIGARFRAELVAALLDDIEVEEAIAELLQVELIDQVMFTPRAQYTFRHPLIRTVAYESQLKAGRTELHRRLAGAIEQQDPATADENAALIAENLEAAGDLRASFEWHMRAGAWSAFRDIRAARTNWQRARQVADRLPTDVPDRASLQIAPRNLLCGTLWRTGGSVADTGFDELRDLCTAADDKVSLAIGMTGFIMALTFHNRFREAAQVASEQSALLESIGDPTLTVALLFAAIYAKCEAGEMIEALRLSDRLIELADGDPTKGNLIFGSPLSTAIAMRGHIKMCLGIPGWLDDAATSIAMAVPLDPTSYVFALLWKYVASIPLGALPPDETAMRETAEALRIAESSSDDFVLGMGRLSRGLVLVSRDGPQREAGLDLFTQARDMAMAERFSLSALAIVTPEFAMEKARIGDLDGAIDMVRAVVDGAYESGDMIWRGRATHVLVELLVRRGAVGDHQEAQAAIDRLAAVPTDPGFVLHELPLLRSRALLALAHGDESSCRSFMECHRAKAAAIGFEPLNSEIHSSTTTFTNP from the coding sequence ATGCGTCCCGGCGCCCGGTTCTGCCACGCGTGCGGGGCGCCTGGGCCACAAGCGGGAGAGCAGCCGGAGTTCAAGCAGGTGACGGTGTTGTTCGCCGATGTGGTGAACTCCCTAGCGATCGCCACGCGGCTGGGCGCCGAGCGGTTGCGCGAAATAATGGCTGACGTCTTCGGCTGCGCGGCAACGATCACTCGGCGCTATGGTGGCACTGTCGACAAGTTCACCGGCGACGGCATCATGGCGCTGTTCGGTGCGCCGATCGCCTTGGAGGATCACGCTTTTCGGGCCTGTTTGGCAGCCTTGGACATCCAAGAGCAAATCGCTAAGCTGGCAGACGAAGTAGAGCGCCGCGACGGCGTCGTGCTGCGGCTGCGGGCCGGGTTGAACTCGGGTCAAGTGATTGCCGGCGAAATCGGCTCTGACGCAAGGGCTTACACGGCGATCGGCGAGCAGGTCGGGCTGGCACAACGGATGGAATCGGTTGCCCCGCCCGGCGGGGTGATGCTGAGTGAGTCCACCGCGCGGCTGGTCGAGCACGCCACCGTGCTGGGGGCGCCCGAGTGGGTAGATGTCAAGGGCGCCGAGAAACCGCTACCCGCGCGTCGGCTGCTGGCCGCCGCAGTTGAGCGGGTGGGGGTCGGCCGACGCGAGCCGACCCTCGTCGGGCGCACCTGGGAGATGAACAGCGTCTCCGGCATTCTGGATCAGGCGATCAACGGTGCGGGGTGTGTGGTCGGGGTGGTCGGGCCGCCCGGTATCGGCAAGAGCCGCATCACGCGCGAGTCGGTGACGCTCGCTGCCGGCCGCGGGGTGGAGGTGTTCACCGTCGGCTGCGAATCCCATGCCCGCGCAGTCCCATTCCATTTGATAGCTCGACTGCTGCGCACCGTGTTCGGCGTCAGTGACCTCGACGAGCAGGCGGGCCGGACGCAGATTCGGGCCCGCATCCCCGACGCCAACCCCGAGGATCTGCTGCTGCTCGACGACCTGCTCGGAATCGGCGATCCGGACGCCGTGCCGCCCGCCATCACCGCCGATGCCCGTCGGCGCCGGTTGGCAGCATTGCTGAACGCCGTCGCCCTGAACCGGACCGCACCGGCGCAATATGTGATCGAGGACGCGCACTGGATCGACGAGGTCAGCGAGGCCATGCTCGCTGAGTTCGTCACGGTTGTGCCGCAAAGTCATTCGCTGGTGCTGATCACCTACCGCCCCGAATACCGGGGCGCTTTGTCTCGGACACCCGGCGCGCAGACGATCTCCCTGGCCCCGCTGAACTCGGCGCAAACCGAAGCGTTGACCACCGAGCTGCTGGGCACCGATCCGTCGGTGCGTGCCCTGGCCGCGCGGATCGCCGAGCGGGCCGCCGGGAACCCGTTCTTTGCGGAGGAGATGGTGCGTGACCTGGCTCAACGCGGTGTGCTCGACGGTGATCCCGGCGCCTACCTCTGCCGTGACGACGCCGCCGACATCAGTGTGCCGGGCACTGTGCAGGCCACCATCGCCGCCCGCGTCGACCGCCTCGGCAGGCCGGCCAAACACTTCCTGTATGCCGCCGCTGTAATCGGCGCCCGGTTCAGGGCTGAGCTGGTGGCCGCCTTACTGGACGACATAGAAGTAGAGGAGGCGATCGCCGAGCTGCTCCAGGTCGAGTTGATCGATCAGGTGATGTTCACTCCGCGGGCCCAGTACACGTTTCGACACCCATTGATCCGAACGGTGGCCTACGAGTCGCAGTTGAAGGCCGGGCGCACTGAGTTGCACCGGCGCTTGGCCGGCGCGATCGAACAGCAAGATCCTGCGACGGCCGACGAGAACGCCGCCTTGATCGCCGAAAACCTCGAGGCCGCAGGGGATTTGCGTGCGTCCTTCGAATGGCATATGCGCGCCGGCGCCTGGTCGGCCTTCCGCGACATCCGGGCAGCCCGCACCAATTGGCAGCGTGCTCGTCAGGTCGCCGACCGGCTACCGACCGACGTCCCAGATCGGGCGTCGTTGCAGATCGCGCCCCGCAACCTGCTGTGCGGCACCCTCTGGCGAACCGGTGGCAGCGTCGCCGATACCGGTTTCGACGAACTGCGAGATCTGTGCACAGCGGCTGACGACAAAGTGTCGCTGGCGATCGGCATGACCGGGTTCATCATGGCGTTGACATTTCATAACCGCTTCCGCGAGGCGGCCCAAGTCGCCTCGGAGCAGAGCGCGCTGCTGGAATCGATCGGAGACCCGACGCTGACCGTGGCTCTGCTGTTCGCAGCGATCTACGCCAAATGCGAGGCGGGCGAGATGATCGAGGCACTGCGATTGTCGGATCGACTCATTGAGTTAGCCGACGGCGACCCTACCAAGGGCAACTTGATCTTCGGTTCACCGCTTAGCACCGCGATCGCTATGCGGGGCCACATCAAGATGTGCCTGGGAATCCCAGGATGGCTAGACGACGCCGCCACTTCAATCGCGATGGCTGTCCCTCTGGACCCGACGAGTTACGTTTTCGCCCTTCTCTGGAAATATGTTGCCTCCATTCCACTCGGGGCCCTTCCGCCCGATGAGACCGCCATGCGCGAGACCGCCGAGGCCCTACGCATCGCCGAAAGCTCCAGCGACGATTTCGTTCTTGGAATGGGCCGACTCAGCCGAGGTCTCGTTCTGGTCAGTCGCGACGGCCCGCAACGCGAGGCGGGTCTTGACCTGTTCACCCAAGCCCGCGATATGGCCATGGCGGAGCGGTTTTCGCTGAGCGCGCTGGCGATCGTCACCCCTGAGTTTGCGATGGAGAAGGCCCGCATAGGGGATCTCGATGGTGCCATCGACATGGTGCGGGCAGTCGTGGATGGCGCGTACGAAAGCGGCGACATGATATGGCGGGGACGGGCCACCCACGTTTTGGTGGAACTGCTGGTGCGACGCGGAGCTGTTGGCGACCATCAAGAAGCGCAGGCGGCGATCGACCGACTTGCCGCCGTACCAACCGATCCCGGCTTCGTGCTCCACGAACTCCCCCTGCTGCGTTCGCGGGCGCTGCTCGCGCTTGCGCACGGCGACGAAAGCAGCTGCCGGAGCTTCATGGAATGCCATCGCGCCAAAGCAGCGGCCATCGGCTTCGAACCGCTGAATTCCGAAATTCATTCATCTACAACGACTTTCACAAACCCGTGA